One window of Pieris napi chromosome 14, ilPieNapi1.2, whole genome shotgun sequence genomic DNA carries:
- the LOC125055964 gene encoding zinc finger protein 714-like: MKSTCNSAGRPNNKNAIKFSQQPRSTVSLLLLKERQNKFDMKESCISNTLPVTINPENVSTDEVIQNLEKPGKLCFVECHLDIGDKLKPLEEPISNLTNVSSEFNNILPSLEINHTQIFELNKNLVEGQISHGMKSIIVGGMKLFSCSYPQCTYNTNNSSNMSKHRRTHSQIKLYQCDQCTFSTKFSNSLNVHKRLHTQEKPFACHNCDYKCNSSSNLKKHLNHRHSTQYIQPTSSNKNI, encoded by the exons atgaagtcCACGTGTAATAGTGCTGGACGACCTAACAATAAAAATGCTATTAAGTTTAGTCAGCAACCAAGATCAACTGTGTCGCTGTTGCTTCTAAAGGAAcgacaaaataaatttgatatgAAAGAATCATGTATTTCCAACACATTGCCTGTAACAATAAATCCAGAAAATGTATCTACTGACGAAGTAATACAAAATCTCGAAAAACCAggaaaattatgttttgtaGAATGTCATTTAGACATAGGTGATAAGTTAAAACCTTTAGAGGAACCTATCTCAAATTTAACCAATGTTTCCtctgaatttaataatattctgcCATCTCTTGAAATAAACCACActcaaatatttgaattaaataaaaatctagttGAAGG ACAGATAAGCCATGGAATGAAAAGTATTATTGTAGGAGGcatgaaattattttcatgttCATATCCACAGTGTACTTATAATACAAACAATTCATCTAATATGTCCAAACATAGGAGAACTCATTCTCAAATTAAGCTTTATCAGTGTGATCAATGTACATTTAGtacaaaattttcaaattctCTAAATGTACACAAGCGACTTCATACACAAGAAAAACCATTTGCTTGTCATAATTGTGACTATAAATGTAATAGCagttctaatttaaaaaaacatctcAATCATAGACATTCCACTCAGTATATTCAACCAACTTcttccaataaaaatatttaa